From a single Pieris napi chromosome 7, ilPieNapi1.2, whole genome shotgun sequence genomic region:
- the LOC125050995 gene encoding myb/SANT-like DNA-binding domain-containing protein 3 isoform X1 has translation MLTTKFKLHNISKPTSSLANRFTSVDRYFRLPESSTFYYLTTLLAQRILYLLKRLTTAILTRTGLAHKKWIKKNRSLTRNMRGNCLYSWFSQTSKIGILENRKTDAVSQKKKHEAWEELAIEFNNSNVSHTADSKQLKKMWQNMKAKARDAKTLEAQRKRTGGGPAPPEMGPMDTQVIAVMPQIMPSIDVPIDCDTLTTVEAGTGYDNDGESWRPKRARVSSIEATLESVIQPGTSQDWTDEAGLTETSVEVTTKSEPSQLSATPSAIRKNKTSFEDIKKKLLWQELDNNKKKFEIEVEHMKLKNQLEIEFLRHKYKLELEILQFKKESENK, from the exons ATGTTGACAACAAAATTCaaactacataatataagCAAACCAACTTCGTCTCTCGCTAATCGCTTCACATCCGTTGACCGTTATTTTCGATTACCTGAATCTTCTACCTTTTATTACCTGACGACCTTGCTTGCTCAACGGATTTTGTACCTGCTTAAACGACTGACCACGGCTATTCTCACTCGGACCGGACTCGCTCAcaaaaaatggataaaaaaaaacagaagccTTACTCGGAATATGAGAGGCAACTGCTTGTACAGTTGGTTCAGTCAAACTTCAAAGATTGGCATTCTAGAGAACAGGAAGACGGACGCCGTTTcccaaaaaaagaaacacgaGGCTTGGGAAGAATTAGCAATAGAATTTAATAACTCTAACGTGTCACATACT GCTGAttctaaacaattaaaaaagatgTGGCAAAATATGAAGGCAAAAGCTAGGGATGCCAAAACCCTTGAAGCCCAAAGGAAGAGGACAGGAGGAGGACCAGCACCGCCTGAAATGGGGCCAATGGACACTCAAGTGATTGCAGTCATGCCACAAATAATGCCATCAATAGATGTGCCAATAGACTGTGACACATTAACTACAGTAGAAG CTGGTACTGGTTATGACAACGACGGTGAAAGCTGGAGACCAAAGAGGGCAAGAGTGTCCAGTATAGAGGCCACACTTGAATCTGTAATTCAGCCGGGAACAAGCCAGGACTGGACTGATGAAGCTGGGTTAACGGAAACCAGTGTTGAGGTCACCACTAAAAGTGAACCCTCTCAGCTATCAGCTACACCATCAGCgatcagaaaaaataaaacttcatttgaggatattaaaaaaaaattgctgtgGCAAGAGTTagacaacaacaaaaaaaaatttgagataGAAGTGGAACACATGAAACTAAAAAATCAGTTAGAAATCGAATTTCTtcgacataaatataaattagaactagaaattttacagtttaaaaaagaatctgaaaataaatga
- the LOC125050995 gene encoding uncharacterized protein LOC125050995 isoform X2, which produces MWQNMKAKARDAKTLEAQRKRTGGGPAPPEMGPMDTQVIAVMPQIMPSIDVPIDCDTLTTVEAGTGYDNDGESWRPKRARVSSIEATLESVIQPGTSQDWTDEAGLTETSVEVTTKSEPSQLSATPSAIRKNKTSFEDIKKKLLWQELDNNKKKFEIEVEHMKLKNQLEIEFLRHKYKLELEILQFKKESENK; this is translated from the exons atgTGGCAAAATATGAAGGCAAAAGCTAGGGATGCCAAAACCCTTGAAGCCCAAAGGAAGAGGACAGGAGGAGGACCAGCACCGCCTGAAATGGGGCCAATGGACACTCAAGTGATTGCAGTCATGCCACAAATAATGCCATCAATAGATGTGCCAATAGACTGTGACACATTAACTACAGTAGAAG CTGGTACTGGTTATGACAACGACGGTGAAAGCTGGAGACCAAAGAGGGCAAGAGTGTCCAGTATAGAGGCCACACTTGAATCTGTAATTCAGCCGGGAACAAGCCAGGACTGGACTGATGAAGCTGGGTTAACGGAAACCAGTGTTGAGGTCACCACTAAAAGTGAACCCTCTCAGCTATCAGCTACACCATCAGCgatcagaaaaaataaaacttcatttgaggatattaaaaaaaaattgctgtgGCAAGAGTTagacaacaacaaaaaaaaatttgagataGAAGTGGAACACATGAAACTAAAAAATCAGTTAGAAATCGAATTTCTtcgacataaatataaattagaactagaaattttacagtttaaaaaagaatctgaaaataaatga
- the LOC125050994 gene encoding putative nuclease HARBI1, which yields MENIERVLTSIENIETLGTAADMNPRMPKLYVRNEYNQNPFELYSENEFKRRYRFFKHTVLNVILPLIITNLQPFNNRGLPILPQLQILIALRFYATGCFQMVCGDLNSISQSSVCLIVNKVSAELSKLLPRFVNFPRNMTTVKRKFEELGKSNTHHGLNNIIGAIDCTHIKINRPRGITHSEAYRNRKGYFSVNVQAIIGPDLEIFDIVTRWPGSSHDSRIFRNSQAYARLVNGELEGVLVGDSGYPALNFMLTPLLNPQTRADNNYNYSQLRTRNIVERFFGVWKKKFPCLQRGLRSKLTNTSNIIIACAVLHNIGIQRGDVYDDGDLTDQTPEVEQHRNNERSTTGLAFRQSVIAQFN from the exons ATGGAGAATATAGAGAGAGTTCTAACTTCAATAGAAAACATTGAAACGTTAGGAACTGCAGCCGATATGAATCCCCGTATGCCTAAGCTATATGTTCGGAACGAATACAACCAAAATCCTTTCGAGCTGTACAGTgagaatgaatttaaaagaaggtaccgtttttttaaacacacggTACTAAATGTGATCCTGCCACTGATAATTACAAACTTACAACCTTTTAATAACAGAGGATTGCCAATTCTACCGCAATTGCAAATACTTATTGCATTAAGGTTTTATGCAACTGGATGTTTTCAG ATGGTGTGTGGTGATTTGAACAGCATAAGCCAATCTTCAGTGtgcttaattgtaaataaagtttccgcagagttgagtaaattacttcctagatttgtgaattttccaagaaatatgaCCACAGTCAAAAGGAAGTTTGAAGAATTAGGAAAATCTAATACGCACCATGgcctaaataatataatcggaGCTATTGACTGTAcccacattaaaattaatagacccAGAGGTATCACCCACTCTGAAGCATACAGGAATAGAAAAGggtatttttctgtaaatgtgcAAGCTATAATAGGGCCTGATCtcgaaatatttgatatagtgACTAGGTGGCCTGGAAGTTCACACGACAGCAGGATATTTAGAAACAGCCAGGCGTATGCAAGACTGGTAAATGGTGAACTAGAAGGAGTTTTAGTAGGTGACAGCGGCTATCCAGCACTGAACTTCATGTTAACACCACTTTTGAATCCACAAACAAGagctgacaataattataattattctcaatTGAGAACTAGGAATATTGTTGAAAGGTTTTTCGGAGTGTGGAAAAAGAAATTTCCATGTTTGCAGAGAGGACTACGatcaaaattgacaaatacCAGCAACATAATTATAGCTTGTGctgtattacataatataggtatacagaGAGGGGATGTTTATGACGATGGTGATCTTACTGATCAAACACCAGAAGTCGAACAACACAGAAACAATGAAAGATCTACTACAGGTCTAGCATTCCGGCAATCTGTGATTGCACAATTTAACTAG